In Bacillus sp. KH172YL63, one genomic interval encodes:
- a CDS encoding sugar ABC transporter substrate-binding protein: MFHWKKRIYATLVLVMILILFSCEKKNPVEQIQREEMKASLEVVKIGFSMDTLEEERWVRDRDLFKQAVEEMGAEVEIMEARGNDALQVMQAETLISQGIDVLVIVPYNAEAAAAIVQKAHREGVKVVSYDRLVRNADIDLYVSFDNERVGELQAKAIKDLVPQGKYVYIGGADTDYNAHLMKKGVFSVLNAAIDQGDVQIVYDEWTENWLPENAYVNMKEALQANELEIDAVIAANDATAGMALKALKEAGLEGKIPIAGQDAELAAARRIVHGTQTMTVYKPINTLAREAASLAIALAKNEYIDTDKKINNGKIEVPSVLLEPISVDRSNIDETIIADGFHLREDVYE; this comes from the coding sequence ATGTTTCATTGGAAGAAAAGGATATACGCAACCCTCGTATTGGTCATGATTCTGATTCTCTTCTCCTGTGAGAAAAAGAATCCAGTCGAGCAGATACAAAGGGAAGAAATGAAAGCTTCTTTAGAGGTCGTAAAGATTGGATTCTCGATGGATACACTCGAGGAGGAGCGGTGGGTGAGGGACCGGGACCTTTTTAAACAAGCCGTTGAAGAGATGGGTGCAGAAGTGGAAATTATGGAAGCGAGGGGGAACGACGCGCTCCAGGTCATGCAGGCAGAAACATTGATCAGTCAGGGGATCGATGTGCTCGTCATTGTACCTTACAATGCGGAAGCAGCAGCGGCGATTGTCCAGAAAGCCCACCGTGAAGGGGTCAAAGTGGTTTCCTATGACCGTCTCGTCCGAAATGCCGATATCGACCTGTACGTATCTTTTGATAACGAACGGGTTGGGGAACTTCAGGCCAAGGCGATCAAGGACCTTGTCCCTCAAGGGAAATATGTTTATATCGGCGGGGCGGATACCGATTATAATGCGCATTTGATGAAAAAAGGTGTGTTCAGCGTGTTGAATGCAGCAATCGATCAAGGGGATGTCCAAATCGTATACGATGAGTGGACAGAAAACTGGCTCCCGGAAAATGCCTACGTCAACATGAAGGAAGCGTTGCAGGCGAATGAACTTGAAATTGATGCCGTTATTGCAGCGAACGATGCAACTGCAGGCATGGCGCTGAAAGCATTGAAGGAAGCGGGTCTTGAAGGGAAAATCCCCATCGCAGGTCAAGACGCAGAGCTTGCCGCTGCCCGCCGGATCGTACATGGTACCCAGACCATGACCGTATACAAACCAATCAACACCCTTGCCCGGGAAGCGGCCTCTCTCGCCATCGCCCTTGCAAAAAACGAATACATCGACACGGATAAGAAAATCAACAATGGCAAAATCGAGGTGCCTTCAGTCCTGCTCGAACCCATATCTGTAGACAGATCAAATATTGATGAAACGATCATCGCCGATGGATTCCACTTAAGGGAAGACGTATACGAGTAA
- a CDS encoding MFS transporter, whose translation MRIRDIHPNLKLRLAMQFLGGLVSMAVIPFMAIYFAQKIGATQTGIILVLIVISGIIGGFIGGHVSDKIGRKKIMIYAELGIMVTYLFIALCNSPWFDLPYVSAAFFVLNMFAGGMFQPAAQAMIIDVTDSVSRKLVFTISYWLGNLATAIGGIIGAFLFKSYLFELFLGISGVTLLSVLMTILFISETYTPEPSTSEGKTSSAGMVQSYSTVLKDKLFMFYIIGAVFIFTLEQSLTNYVGIRLERDIPEQTTSLFGFSFMLDGTRMLGFLRTENTILVVVLSAVVLFLFRKWKDKWTLVTGMFIFTLCFSAFAFTNNILFLFLLAFIGTFGELMYVPVKQAMIGDLAPSNARSTYMAFYSLTFYGAMIIASLLIIVGEWVSPLTMGGILLVLGLTGTVLYYVITTTLERKEVVEEVKASVSS comes from the coding sequence GTGAGAATAAGAGATATTCACCCGAACCTTAAATTGCGGCTCGCGATGCAGTTTCTTGGGGGACTTGTATCCATGGCTGTCATCCCGTTCATGGCCATCTATTTTGCACAGAAAATCGGGGCAACACAGACAGGCATCATCCTCGTCCTGATCGTGATCAGCGGCATTATCGGCGGGTTTATCGGGGGGCACGTCTCGGATAAAATCGGTCGCAAAAAAATCATGATTTATGCAGAACTGGGGATCATGGTAACATACCTCTTCATTGCACTGTGCAATTCACCATGGTTTGATCTTCCGTATGTATCGGCAGCATTTTTCGTTTTGAATATGTTCGCAGGCGGCATGTTCCAACCGGCTGCACAGGCGATGATCATTGATGTGACAGATTCTGTATCAAGGAAACTTGTATTTACGATCAGCTACTGGCTTGGAAACCTTGCAACAGCCATCGGGGGCATCATTGGAGCATTTCTCTTCAAGTCTTATCTCTTCGAATTGTTTCTTGGCATATCAGGGGTCACGCTCCTTTCTGTCCTGATGACAATTCTCTTCATCTCAGAAACCTACACACCAGAACCTTCTACATCAGAGGGCAAGACTTCATCCGCAGGAATGGTTCAGAGCTATTCAACCGTATTAAAAGATAAATTATTCATGTTCTACATCATCGGGGCCGTCTTCATTTTCACACTCGAGCAATCCCTGACGAACTATGTCGGCATCAGGCTGGAGAGGGATATCCCTGAACAAACCACTTCGCTGTTTGGCTTCTCTTTTATGCTTGACGGAACTAGGATGCTCGGCTTCCTGAGAACCGAGAATACGATTCTCGTCGTTGTATTATCAGCGGTCGTGCTGTTCCTGTTTAGAAAGTGGAAGGACAAGTGGACGTTAGTGACGGGGATGTTCATCTTTACCCTTTGTTTCAGTGCCTTTGCTTTCACGAACAACATTCTGTTTCTGTTCCTACTGGCCTTTATCGGCACATTCGGTGAGTTGATGTACGTACCTGTGAAACAGGCGATGATCGGAGACCTTGCACCTTCAAACGCCCGAAGCACATACATGGCCTTTTACAGTTTGACGTTTTATGGCGCGATGATCATCGCATCACTTCTTATTATCGTAGGAGAATGGGTCAGCCCGCTGACGATGGGAGGTATCCTGCTTGTGCTGGGATTGACCGGAACCGTGTTATATTATGTGATTACGACAACACTGGAAAGGAAAGAAGTGGTGGAGGAAGTAAAGGCATCGGTTTCTTCTTAA
- a CDS encoding DUF4177 domain-containing protein — protein sequence MYEYTYVQTSLGGFFTEPKHREIIEEYAAEGWRLVQVLPLKYNGHGKPTDYEIIFERMLSVN from the coding sequence ATGTATGAATACACATACGTCCAGACAAGTTTAGGAGGATTTTTCACCGAACCGAAGCATCGGGAAATCATAGAGGAGTATGCAGCTGAAGGTTGGAGATTGGTGCAGGTCCTGCCATTGAAGTATAATGGCCATGGTAAGCCGACCGACTACGAGATTATTTTTGAGAGAATGCTCTCAGTTAACTGA
- a CDS encoding DUF6526 family protein: MNQQNYENHRKLDPVYHVGIGLSALITLILTVVFFVKNVGDETLISFIVLFLVFTVIMIGVKVRTYALQVQDRVIRTEEQFRYYRLTGKELDSRLELKQIIALRFAPDEEFPALVERAVSESLSPNDIKLAVQNWRGDHHRV; the protein is encoded by the coding sequence ATGAATCAACAAAATTATGAAAACCACAGAAAGTTGGATCCTGTCTATCATGTTGGAATCGGTCTGTCGGCACTCATTACTCTTATTCTGACTGTCGTATTCTTTGTGAAGAATGTTGGGGATGAGACGTTAATCAGTTTCATTGTACTGTTTCTCGTCTTCACGGTCATCATGATCGGGGTAAAGGTGCGGACATATGCACTTCAGGTGCAGGACCGGGTCATCAGGACAGAGGAACAATTCCGTTATTACAGGTTGACAGGTAAAGAGCTCGATTCACGGCTTGAATTGAAGCAAATCATTGCGCTGCGATTCGCACCGGATGAAGAATTTCCTGCACTGGTTGAAAGAGCTGTGTCAGAGTCACTAAGTCCGAACGACATTAAGCTTGCAGTGCAGAACTGGCGTGGGGATCATCATCGCGTATAA
- a CDS encoding ABC transporter permease: protein MRAYWQLTLAQLRIFGRNKQVLFFTLLFPVILMVALGSFAGGGNSLSLTVGIVDNDQSDASKEITELFLEHEGIEAATYSKVSAGKDAVGNGDIQLLIDIPKGYEKNVNDENAAFSLPVYFNEKNLASSELGLTVVNGIIDQYSKDLAGYKPLVTIEKIGIDALNLRYVDFLVPGIVAMMIMSNNMNGVAGQISAWRERGILRRMQGTRLKASTFIAAQISARLVLNGTQALLVVLIADLIFDINVAGSWLAMIFFIVLGTLAFMALGFIIAGLAKNPESAGPIAGFVTFPMLFLGGVFFPINNMPELLQPVVKILPIAHLSSALRETMNLGTPFMELGMETFILSAWLVVGFTLASYVFKWE, encoded by the coding sequence ATGAGAGCTTATTGGCAGCTGACATTGGCACAACTACGGATTTTTGGACGGAACAAGCAGGTCCTGTTTTTCACATTACTTTTCCCGGTCATCTTGATGGTGGCACTGGGTTCATTTGCCGGCGGAGGAAATTCCCTTTCGCTCACAGTGGGGATTGTCGACAATGATCAGTCAGACGCTTCAAAGGAAATCACGGAATTATTCCTAGAGCATGAAGGAATCGAAGCGGCTACATACAGTAAAGTTTCAGCCGGGAAAGATGCAGTTGGAAATGGAGACATCCAGCTCTTGATTGACATCCCTAAAGGATATGAAAAGAACGTGAACGATGAAAATGCCGCATTTTCCCTGCCAGTTTATTTCAATGAGAAAAATTTGGCCTCTTCAGAACTTGGATTGACGGTCGTGAATGGGATCATTGATCAATACAGCAAAGACCTCGCCGGTTATAAGCCCCTCGTCACGATCGAAAAGATAGGGATCGACGCGTTGAACCTGCGCTATGTGGATTTCCTTGTACCAGGCATCGTTGCCATGATGATCATGAGCAACAATATGAACGGGGTGGCGGGACAAATTTCCGCCTGGAGAGAAAGGGGCATATTGCGGAGGATGCAGGGGACGCGCCTGAAGGCTTCAACCTTCATCGCGGCCCAGATATCGGCCAGGCTGGTATTGAATGGCACACAGGCACTGCTCGTCGTACTCATCGCCGACCTTATTTTTGATATCAATGTAGCAGGCTCATGGCTTGCGATGATATTCTTTATCGTCCTTGGCACGCTTGCATTCATGGCTCTCGGATTCATCATTGCAGGACTCGCGAAGAACCCGGAAAGTGCAGGGCCGATTGCCGGATTCGTCACGTTTCCGATGCTATTCCTTGGGGGCGTATTTTTCCCCATCAACAATATGCCGGAACTCCTCCAGCCTGTTGTGAAAATCCTTCCCATCGCTCATCTGAGTTCAGCGCTCAGGGAAACGATGAACCTTGGCACACCATTTATGGAACTGGGTATGGAAACCTTTATTTTAAGTGCCTGGCTTGTTGTCGGTTTCACACTTGCCAGCTATGTGTTTAAGTGGGAATAA
- a CDS encoding GntR family transcriptional regulator: MLKERSSDIIARDISRSILQGELKSGDSLQAEREMAARYKVGRPTIREALHRLESDGWITSRKGMPATVNDYWKQGNLMTIVTILQHEDEIPDEFIVHMLELRISLTPAYFKDAMEHNRLKIISLFIPIEEGLDTPQWYAEFDWRIQQEVAMLSNNPIYFLILNSFKDIYLRMAEKYFQDPKHRAASREYYDILLKRLLDGDIKKAEHTVQDMMEKSLELWKKKMNGGSDE; encoded by the coding sequence TTGTTGAAAGAACGTTCATCCGACATCATAGCCCGGGACATTTCCCGTTCCATCTTACAGGGGGAACTGAAATCCGGAGACTCCCTTCAGGCGGAAAGGGAAATGGCCGCCCGCTATAAAGTGGGAAGGCCGACGATCCGTGAAGCCCTGCATCGACTTGAAAGCGATGGATGGATTACAAGCAGGAAAGGAATGCCTGCAACCGTGAATGACTACTGGAAACAGGGAAATTTAATGACCATCGTCACCATCCTTCAACATGAAGATGAGATTCCTGACGAATTCATCGTTCATATGCTTGAGCTGCGGATTTCACTTACCCCGGCATACTTCAAGGATGCGATGGAACATAACAGATTAAAGATCATCTCTTTATTCATTCCGATTGAGGAAGGGTTAGATACTCCACAATGGTATGCAGAGTTTGATTGGCGTATTCAGCAGGAGGTGGCCATGCTTTCAAACAACCCCATCTACTTCCTCATCCTGAACAGCTTCAAGGACATCTATTTAAGAATGGCTGAAAAATACTTTCAGGACCCGAAACACCGGGCAGCATCCCGTGAATATTACGATATTCTGCTTAAGAGACTGTTGGATGGTGATATTAAAAAGGCTGAACACACGGTCCAGGACATGATGGAAAAAAGTCTGGAACTTTGGAAAAAGAAAATGAATGGAGGCAGTGACGAATGA
- a CDS encoding malate:quinone oxidoreductase, translating to MSSLQTKTDVILIGAGVMSATLGALLKELAPDWEIKVFEKLASPGEESSNEWNNAGTGHSALCELNYTSEKPDGSIDITKAIKVNEQFQLSRQFWSYLVNQNLISNPKEFIMPIPHMSMVQGKENVEFLKKRLEALSGSPLFEGMEFSDDPQKLKEWIPLIMEGRTSEDPIAATKIDSGTDVNFGALTRMLFDHLETKGVEINYQHSVEDIKRKPDGSWEVKVHDIDGIKMEYHTAKFVFIGGGGGSLPLLQKTGIPESKQIGGFPVSGLFMVCNNPEVIEKHHGKVYGKAKVGAPPMSVPHLDTRYIDKKKSLLFGPFAGFSPKFLKTGSNLDLITSVNTNNLFTMLAAGVKEMGLTKYLIQQVLLSNEKRMEELREFIPNAKSEDWDIVVAGQRVQVIKDTDAGKGTLQFGTEVVSAADGSVAALLGASPGASTAVHVMLEVLDKCFPQHMKEWEPKIKEMIPSYGIALGENPELFREIHTSTAKALGLRDKEVAYS from the coding sequence ATGAGCAGCTTACAGACGAAAACAGACGTTATTTTAATCGGAGCCGGAGTCATGAGTGCGACGTTAGGTGCGTTGCTGAAAGAGTTGGCACCGGATTGGGAAATCAAAGTGTTTGAAAAACTAGCAAGTCCAGGCGAAGAAAGCTCAAACGAATGGAATAATGCCGGCACGGGCCATTCTGCTCTATGTGAGCTCAATTATACATCCGAAAAGCCTGACGGTTCGATCGATATTACAAAAGCAATCAAAGTAAACGAACAATTCCAGCTGTCACGTCAATTCTGGTCTTATCTCGTTAATCAGAATCTGATCAGCAACCCGAAAGAATTCATCATGCCGATTCCTCATATGAGTATGGTACAGGGAAAAGAAAACGTTGAATTTTTGAAAAAACGATTGGAAGCGCTGTCAGGCAGCCCTCTTTTTGAAGGCATGGAATTTTCAGATGATCCACAGAAATTAAAGGAGTGGATCCCCCTCATTATGGAAGGGCGCACATCGGAGGATCCCATCGCGGCGACGAAAATCGATTCAGGTACCGATGTCAATTTCGGTGCACTGACACGTATGTTGTTCGATCACTTAGAGACGAAAGGCGTCGAAATCAACTATCAACACAGTGTGGAAGACATTAAGCGGAAGCCCGATGGTTCCTGGGAAGTGAAGGTCCATGACATCGACGGCATTAAAATGGAATACCACACGGCGAAATTCGTCTTCATCGGTGGAGGCGGGGGAAGCCTGCCGTTGCTTCAAAAAACCGGCATCCCGGAATCCAAGCAGATCGGCGGATTCCCGGTAAGTGGACTCTTCATGGTGTGCAACAACCCTGAAGTCATCGAAAAGCACCACGGAAAGGTATACGGGAAAGCGAAGGTCGGAGCGCCTCCGATGTCGGTGCCCCATCTGGATACACGTTATATCGATAAAAAGAAATCCCTTCTATTCGGACCATTTGCCGGATTCTCACCAAAATTCCTGAAAACCGGCTCGAATTTGGACTTGATCACATCGGTGAATACGAATAATCTCTTCACCATGCTAGCAGCCGGCGTCAAGGAGATGGGACTGACAAAGTATTTGATTCAGCAGGTACTCCTGTCCAATGAAAAGCGCATGGAAGAATTGCGTGAATTCATCCCGAACGCCAAGAGCGAGGACTGGGATATCGTCGTAGCAGGCCAGCGTGTTCAGGTGATCAAAGACACAGATGCAGGCAAGGGAACACTTCAGTTCGGTACAGAAGTGGTGAGCGCTGCCGACGGATCCGTCGCCGCCCTATTGGGAGCTTCTCCAGGCGCATCCACTGCCGTTCATGTCATGCTTGAAGTATTGGACAAATGCTTCCCGCAGCATATGAAAGAGTGGGAGCCGAAGATCAAAGAAATGATTCCTTCTTATGGGATAGCGCTTGGTGAAAACCCTGAGCTCTTCAGAGAAATCCATACGTCGACGGCAAAAGCGTTGGGGTTGAGGGATAAAGAGGTAGCGTATAGTTAA
- a CDS encoding sterol desaturase family protein: MKENRLYRDFFLHFDILVMVGIFLVVLGFLISMELTLFSVLFFLIGIVTYMFSEYLTHRFLFHIKSPKNPFLLKLIKRLHYDHHKEPNDLKLLFLPIWYSAPNLFLLCLIFYFVTGSITATLAFTTGILFMFFVYEWKHYVAHRPFKPKTRFGKWLKKTHILHHYKNENYWYGVSTPFIDVLFGTLKDEKEVETSQTAKDLEKRA; encoded by the coding sequence ATGAAAGAAAATCGTTTGTACCGGGATTTCTTCCTTCACTTCGATATTTTGGTCATGGTGGGGATATTTCTTGTTGTTCTTGGGTTCCTAATCTCAATGGAGCTCACATTATTCAGTGTGCTGTTTTTTCTGATAGGAATTGTAACCTATATGTTCAGCGAGTACCTTACCCACCGATTCCTCTTTCACATCAAATCACCAAAGAATCCTTTTCTACTGAAATTAATCAAACGCTTACACTATGATCATCATAAAGAACCTAACGACTTGAAGCTGTTGTTTCTTCCCATCTGGTATAGCGCCCCCAACCTGTTTCTGCTCTGCTTGATATTTTATTTTGTGACCGGGTCCATTACCGCAACTCTCGCCTTTACCACGGGCATCCTGTTTATGTTCTTTGTGTATGAATGGAAGCACTATGTCGCTCACCGGCCTTTCAAACCGAAAACAAGATTCGGCAAATGGCTGAAAAAAACGCATATCCTGCATCATTACAAAAATGAAAATTATTGGTACGGTGTTTCCACGCCTTTCATCGACGTTTTGTTCGGGACCCTGAAAGACGAAAAAGAGGTGGAAACGAGCCAGACTGCAAAGGATTTAGAGAAAAGAGCATGA
- a CDS encoding FixH family protein yields MKILIKSISLLFPFMILGACSLNENAADLYHQESPLQAEVSMPEDFSGSEPIKIYLEQDGHPVEEADFAHVEIWKGDGKIHDEMKEARNVGQGNYTFSRKLSDDGLYYIKVHAGNNGSIIMPTLPFAVGELSKADIEALNAQTTVESDTHSGHH; encoded by the coding sequence ATGAAAATCTTGATAAAATCTATCAGTCTTTTATTCCCTTTCATGATACTCGGTGCTTGTTCGCTGAACGAGAATGCAGCCGACCTCTATCATCAGGAATCCCCTCTTCAGGCAGAAGTAAGCATGCCAGAAGATTTTTCCGGAAGTGAACCAATAAAAATTTATCTTGAGCAAGACGGGCATCCGGTTGAAGAAGCTGATTTCGCCCATGTGGAAATATGGAAGGGTGACGGAAAAATCCATGATGAAATGAAGGAAGCAAGAAACGTAGGACAAGGAAACTATACATTCAGCAGGAAGCTGAGCGATGATGGATTGTATTACATCAAAGTTCATGCAGGAAACAACGGCTCGATCATCATGCCGACGCTTCCTTTTGCTGTAGGGGAGCTGTCTAAAGCAGATATCGAAGCATTAAATGCCCAGACGACCGTTGAAAGTGACACTCACAGTGGCCATCATTAA
- a CDS encoding TetR/AcrR family transcriptional regulator: MSREENKMKKRAAILEAAVKVYSENGFAETTISTIAKEAGVSFGSVFTYFATKEVLFEAAILEPLEEIKPYFIEIEGRYEGTPMEIVKNMIDCQLDVFARNKDFLRLSQQVLARPDRYPVLFNELSEFVDVFVERIHPVIEAGQELGEFYEGSPVLIAQSYISLLNGLRLTFIDDHSNPIWHNMKVQALRLFGPDKKGSGPL, from the coding sequence ATGTCCCGTGAGGAAAATAAAATGAAAAAAAGAGCAGCGATTCTTGAAGCCGCCGTGAAGGTATACAGTGAAAACGGGTTTGCTGAAACAACAATCTCCACCATAGCAAAGGAAGCGGGAGTCAGCTTTGGTTCGGTGTTCACTTACTTCGCTACAAAGGAAGTGCTATTTGAAGCAGCGATACTTGAGCCGTTGGAGGAAATCAAGCCATACTTCATTGAGATTGAAGGTCGGTATGAGGGTACGCCCATGGAAATTGTAAAGAATATGATCGATTGTCAGCTCGATGTGTTTGCACGGAATAAAGACTTCCTTCGCCTGTCACAGCAGGTGCTGGCAAGGCCGGACCGGTACCCGGTATTGTTTAATGAATTAAGTGAATTCGTCGATGTGTTTGTCGAGCGCATCCACCCTGTAATAGAAGCGGGGCAGGAGCTCGGGGAATTTTACGAAGGTTCACCTGTCTTGATAGCTCAATCATACATATCCCTGCTGAACGGGTTGAGGTTAACATTCATCGATGATCACTCGAATCCGATTTGGCACAATATGAAAGTGCAGGCGCTGAGGCTGTTCGGACCGGATAAGAAGGGAAGTGGTCCACTGTGA
- a CDS encoding PepSY-associated TM helix domain-containing protein produces MKNMKNNSPYRTIWRWHFYAGIIIAPFLLILAVTGSIYLFKPQIEHTLYKDFYEVKAQGEILSPSEQIEIIKGLYPDAQITKYRQGENPERSSEIGIITDNGSTTVFLDPYFGKALGELKPEDKIMNKVEEIHGELMAGTFGDRIVELAACWTVVLIVTGLYLWFPRKKDKLHGVFFPRFRKGRTILFRDLHAVPAFWITTGMLFLIMTGLPWSGFWGANFQNIMTNTGAGYPPSIWSGEPPESALKTKEIAEVPWAAENLEVPVSALEGFTPLSLNDVAAIAEGKGIKPGYTVYIPQNENGVYTLSAFPDRAQDEVTMHLDQYTGAVLSDYRYVHYGPVAKAVALGITLHTGKQFGLINQLFSLFICLGIILVVVSGFYLWLKRKPNTGMGAPKGPGILKMKPFLLLMILLGILFPLVGLSLIVVLILDWLVIKRIPALNQFLGGE; encoded by the coding sequence ATGAAGAATATGAAAAACAATTCACCCTATCGAACGATCTGGAGGTGGCATTTTTATGCGGGAATCATCATAGCCCCCTTCTTGCTCATACTCGCTGTCACAGGCTCCATTTACTTATTCAAACCACAAATTGAACACACTCTTTATAAGGACTTCTATGAAGTGAAGGCACAAGGCGAGATACTTTCCCCTTCCGAGCAAATCGAAATAATCAAAGGTCTGTATCCAGATGCCCAGATCACTAAATATCGGCAAGGTGAAAATCCCGAGCGTTCAAGTGAGATCGGGATCATTACAGACAACGGTTCTACAACAGTATTCTTAGACCCGTACTTCGGTAAAGCATTGGGGGAATTAAAGCCGGAAGATAAAATCATGAATAAAGTTGAGGAAATCCACGGCGAATTGATGGCCGGCACGTTCGGAGACCGAATCGTGGAACTTGCTGCATGCTGGACAGTCGTGCTGATCGTTACTGGCCTGTACCTTTGGTTCCCACGTAAAAAAGATAAGCTCCATGGTGTATTTTTCCCACGTTTCCGAAAAGGAAGAACCATTTTGTTCAGGGATCTCCACGCCGTACCCGCTTTTTGGATTACAACCGGCATGCTTTTTCTGATTATGACTGGATTGCCTTGGTCAGGATTCTGGGGTGCGAATTTCCAAAATATCATGACAAATACCGGTGCGGGGTATCCCCCTTCCATCTGGTCTGGTGAGCCGCCTGAGTCCGCATTGAAAACAAAGGAAATCGCAGAGGTACCATGGGCCGCCGAAAATCTAGAGGTCCCGGTATCCGCATTGGAGGGGTTCACTCCCCTGTCATTGAATGATGTGGCAGCTATTGCAGAAGGAAAAGGAATCAAGCCAGGCTATACCGTATATATCCCACAGAATGAAAATGGAGTCTACACTCTTTCAGCTTTCCCAGACAGGGCTCAGGATGAAGTCACGATGCATCTTGATCAATATACAGGAGCGGTACTGTCAGATTACCGTTATGTCCATTACGGTCCCGTTGCTAAAGCCGTAGCCCTCGGCATCACGCTTCACACCGGAAAGCAATTCGGGTTGATCAACCAGTTGTTCAGCCTATTCATCTGCCTTGGGATCATTTTGGTCGTCGTAAGCGGATTCTACCTATGGTTGAAACGGAAACCGAACACAGGAATGGGTGCACCTAAAGGGCCTGGCATCTTAAAAATGAAACCTTTCCTTTTGTTGATGATTCTGTTAGGAATCCTGTTCCCGCTTGTTGGACTATCACTCATTGTTGTATTGATTCTCGATTGGCTCGTCATCAAAAGAATCCCTGCCTTGAATCAGTTTCTAGGTGGGGAATAA
- a CDS encoding ABC transporter ATP-binding protein — protein sequence MPNEVMVDVKNLVKSYGRFTAVNGVRFQVEKGEIFGLLGPNGAGKTTTIEMLVGLRKPDEGTASLAGFDVRTQVNQVKEVIGVQLQSTSLFELLKVDEILRLYASFYPSHVDIDGLVEDMLLTEKKKDRVKGLSGGQKQRLAIALALIHDPDIVFLDEPTTGLDPQARRTLWDIVLRLKERGKTVILSTHYMDEAHVLCDRIGIMDQGELIALDTPMNLVKTLQSTSTIEFHLSDPPEQSWFLGLDGVEEASIKDRFVQLYTNNVQQTLTSLIQSATEGNMTIQDLVTRQATLEDVFISMTGRRLRES from the coding sequence ATGCCAAATGAAGTCATGGTGGATGTAAAGAATCTTGTGAAATCCTACGGCCGATTTACAGCAGTGAATGGCGTCCGTTTTCAGGTGGAGAAAGGGGAAATCTTCGGGCTGCTCGGGCCTAACGGTGCAGGTAAAACGACCACGATCGAAATGCTTGTCGGACTTAGAAAGCCTGATGAAGGAACGGCGAGTCTGGCCGGGTTTGACGTGCGGACTCAAGTGAATCAGGTGAAAGAGGTGATCGGGGTCCAGCTTCAATCCACTTCCTTGTTTGAATTATTGAAGGTGGATGAAATCCTCAGGCTGTACGCCAGCTTTTATCCGAGTCATGTGGATATAGACGGGCTGGTTGAGGACATGCTTCTCACCGAAAAGAAGAAAGACCGGGTGAAAGGATTGTCAGGCGGACAAAAGCAGCGATTGGCGATTGCCCTTGCACTGATTCATGATCCGGATATCGTATTCCTCGATGAGCCGACGACAGGGCTTGACCCTCAGGCGAGGCGGACCCTTTGGGACATTGTATTGAGATTGAAGGAAAGGGGGAAAACCGTCATACTGTCCACCCACTATATGGATGAAGCCCATGTGCTTTGTGATCGGATCGGGATTATGGATCAAGGTGAACTGATCGCACTTGATACGCCTATGAATCTCGTCAAGACCCTTCAGTCGACGAGTACGATTGAATTCCATCTTTCAGATCCACCGGAGCAATCGTGGTTTCTGGGATTGGACGGGGTAGAGGAAGCTTCGATCAAGGATAGGTTTGTCCAGTTATATACAAATAACGTTCAGCAGACACTTACTTCCCTGATCCAGTCAGCGACAGAGGGGAACATGACCATACAGGATCTCGTGACCCGGCAAGCTACGTTGGAAGACGTATTCATTTCCATGACAGGAAGGAGGCTCCGTGAATCATGA